One segment of Manihot esculenta cultivar AM560-2 chromosome 4, M.esculenta_v8, whole genome shotgun sequence DNA contains the following:
- the LOC110613841 gene encoding arogenate dehydrogenase 2, chloroplastic — MLPFSSTKPSTSFFHFPPFLPSFFHSVSLPLLLNPPKSSHLRFLPLPLRIRSIDAAQPYDYESQLLSQHLKSQSLKIAIIGFGNFAQFLAKTLSRQGHTLLAYSRTNHGGAAKELGVTFYTNPHDLCESHPEVLILCTSILSSEKVLKSFPFQRLKRSTLFVDVLSVKEFAKNILLKYLPLEFDILCTHPMFGPESGKNSWVGLPFVYDKVRIGNEEERINRCDKFLDIFAKEGCRMVEMSCAEHDRYAAGSQFVTHTMGRVLEKFGLESSPINTKGYETLLDLVENTAGDSFELYYGLFMYNQNAMEQLERLDMAFEAIKKELFGKLHQVYRRQLFGTVEGSEERPKIQKLLHNGAPLEPSKDTMEQERS; from the coding sequence ATGCTTCCATTCTCTTCCACAAAGCCCTCAACTTCCTTCTTCCATTTCCCTCCATTTCTTCCCTCTTTCTTCCATTCCGTTTCCCTTCCTCTCCTTCTCAATCCCCCAAAATCCTCCCATCTCCGtttccttcctcttcctctccGCATCCGCTCCATCGACGCTGCTCAGCCTTACGACTACGAGTCCCAGCTCCTATCCCAGCACCTCAAGTCCCAATCTCTCAAGATCGCCATAATTGGGTTTGGCAATTTTGCACAGTTCCTCGCCAAAACCCTCTCTCGTCAAGGCCATACCCTTCTGGCCTACTCCCGCACCAACCACGGCGGTGCTGCTAAAGAGCTTGGCGTCACATTCTACACCAACCCACATGACCTCTGCGAGAGCCATCCTGAAGTTTTGATTTTATGCACTTCTATACTCTCTTCAGAAAAGGTGCTCAAGTCTTTCCCATTTCAGAGATTGAAAAGGAGTACCCTTTTTGTTGATGTGTTATCTGTGAAAGAATTTGCTAAGAATATTTTGTTGAAGTATTTGCCACTTGAGTTTGATATTCTGTGCACCCATCCAATGTTTGGGCCTGAAAGTGGGAAAAATTCGTGGGTTGGTTTGCCTTTTGTGTATGATAAAGTTAGAATTGGGAATGAAGAGGAAAGGATAAATAGGTGTGACAAATTTCTTGATATTTTTGCCAAAGAAGGATGTAGGATGGTAGAAATGAGCTGTGCTGAGCATGATAGGTACGCGGCAGGGTCACAGTTTGTGACTCACACCATGGGGAGGGTGTTGGAGAAGTTTGGTTTGGAGTCCTCACCAATTAATACCAAAGGTTATGAGACTTTGTTGGATTTGGTGGAGAATACTGCTGGTGATAGTTTTGAGTTGTATTATGGGTTGTTCATGTATAATCAGAATGCTATGGAGCAGTTGGAGAGACTGGATATGGCATTTGAGGCTATTAAAAAGGAGTTATTTGGGAAGTTGCATCAAGTTTATAGGAGGCAGTTGTTTGGGACTGTTGAGGGATCAGAGGAGCGGCCTAAGATACAGAAGTTGCTTCATAATGGTGCTCCTTTGGAACCTTCTAAAGATACAATGGAACAAGAAAGATCTTGA